Below is a window of Pedobacter africanus DNA.
GTTTTTTGCGTTTCAGGTCTACACTATCCTATAATCAGACAGATAACATTACCTTAAATTATACACCAAGTTTTGACCCCTTTGAAATCAAAAATGGAAGAAAAGGAACTCGCAAGGATATCAATTACAAATTCAGCTCTCTGATTTTTGATAATACAGTTACTGTTGACAAATTCTTTGGCAGACATTACCTGAACGCAGTGGTTGGTGCCTCCTATACTTCAGATAAGACCAATTCCATGAACCTGGAATCTGTTAATTTTCCTGATGACTACGTCTTGAATAATCTCGGATCTGCGGGCTCCATACAAAAGTATACATCAGGAGGCAGCGTGAGCGGGCTGGAATCTTATTTCGCCAGGGCCAATTACAATTATGGGGGCAGATATTACCTGACTTTAACCGCACGAACGGATAAATCGACAAAATTCGGTCCCAATAACCAATGGGGTTTCTTTCCTTCAGGTGCAGTTGCCTGGAGAATCTCAGAGGAACCATTCCTGAAAGAATATCGCTGGATATCGGATTTGAAATTCAGGGCTTCCACAGGTAAAACAGGAGCTGCTAATCTAGGTGATTTCCTTTATTCTACATTCTTCTCTTCCGGGGCTACATCTTCCTTTCATAATGGTCAGAATGGGGTGACCTTGAATTCTGTACCTAACCCAAGTATCCGCTGGGAAGCCACAACACAGACAGATATTGGTCTGGATTTTGCCTTTTTGGATAACAAAATCCGTGGGGCAATAGACCTTTATCGAAAATATACTAAGGACTTATTATTGAACGTAGCTATCCCATTTGAAACAGGATCAAGCACCCAAACAATAAATGTGGGGGATATATCCAATAAGGGTTTCGAATTTGTAATCGGTGCTGATATAATTACGCGGGGCAAGTTCAAATATACTACTGATATTAATTTCAACAAGAATGTTGGCCGGTTAGAAAAGTTAAATACAGGGAAGGCTACTGCATTAAACAACTTTAAGGAGGGAGATCTTTTAGGTACTGTGTTTGGCTATAAAACAGCGGGGCTTTTCCAAACCCAGGAAGAAGTTAATGCTTTAAACCAAGCTTCTCCCAACAAGCTGTACCAGGTAGCTAAGACAGCGCCAGGCGACCTTAAATTCGTAGACGTGAATGGGGATGGGTATATATCTTCCAGCGATATTGTGAAGCTGGGTAGTGCTGAGCCAAAATTCTTTGGGGGATGGAACCATGTGCTCCGCTATGGTGGACTGGAAGGTTCGTTTTTATTCTATTTTGCCTATGGCCAGAAGCTTCAAAATGGAGCAAAGGCAAGTGCCGGAATTTATAATACCGATAAAAACTATTATAAATCCGTTTTAAATGGATGGTCCGATGAGAATAAGAATACAGATCAGCCGAGGAATGTATACCGCGATCCAAATCAAAATGGACGGGCGTCCGATTATTTCATCCAGGATGGATCATTTCTGAAACTGAAAAATGTCCAGGTAGCTTACTACATTAATCCCGCAAAATGGGCGAAACAGCAGGTCAATCAGATTAAAGTATATGCAGGAGTATCTAATTTGTTTATTCTGACTGGTTATGATGGCGTAGATCCTGAAAACGGTACGTCAACGGGTGCCGGCCTGATCTCGGGAGGTTACGACTCTGGCGCATATCCATCAACAAGAACATTTAATTTTGGCTTTAACGTTATTTTCTAATATGAAAACGAATTATTTATCATACGTAGTGGCAGGCCTTTTTGCCTTATCGTTACAGGCTTGCAGCCTGGTAGAGGTAACTGATATTACCCCTCCTTACCAATTGAGCGAAGAAACCGTAATCACCGACGTTGCGTCTGCAAACAAAGTCTTAACGGGAGCTTATGCACAATTGCATACCTTTGATATGCTCGTTAACCAACCTGGTATAACCGGTTGCATGGGGCTTAGCTTTGATGCAGCAGCATCCGGTGGTGCTGCCTTTCAGCAGTTTGTAGACAATTCCATTACCGCTGACAATTATGTATTGTCTGGAATTTATACAAACTGGTATTATCTGATCAATATGAGCAGCCATATTGTTGAAAAGACCAGCCGTTTGACAACAACTGACCCAAGAAAGAATGAAATCATTGCGGAAGCCAGTTTTTTAAGGGCTTTAGGTCATTTTTCGTTGTTAAGGTTATACGGACAGTTTTTTGATACTTCTTCTGAATATGGAGTAGTAACCTGGGATGTTCCGGTTAAAGATGTAACTGCCAAGCCGCGGGCTACAGTTAGTGAAACTTATGCGCAAATTGAGAAAGATCTAAAATTTGCCATTGCAAATGCGGCACAGTACACCAGCGCTAAATATGTTTCCAAACAGGCAGCAAATATGCTGCTGGCCAAAGTGTATTTGTATAAACGTGATTATGCCCAGGCTGCACTTTATGCCGCAACAACTATTGATCAAAAAGGAAACGCCGGCCTGGAAGCTAAATTTGCTGATGTATTTACAAAATGGTTCAACTCAAAAGAAGCATTACTGGCACCACCGTTTGACGATAAAAATGAGCGTAACAATAAAGCCTTTGCTTTCCGGTCTTATGTACTGCCAAGACAATCTTACTATCTATCTATGGCCGGGGATCCGAGACAAAGTGTTACCGTGTATTTTACCGCGCCTCCGGGTAACCTGATCAGGAACGGCAAATTTAACAATACATCAATTAATGGTCAGTCGCTGACAGCCAATACCGAGTATTTTTTAAGGCTGTCTGAAGCTTACCTGATTTTAGCCGAAGCTTTGATCAGAAGCGGAAACAGTGCTGATTTAGCTAAAGGCAGAGACATGATCAATGTGGTTCGCGGACGTGCCGGTGCAACTCTGATTCCTGCAACTGTGCAAACAAAGGCTGAATTGTTACAGGCTGTACTCAAAGAAAAACAATTGGAACTGGGCTGTGAAAGCGGTGAAGAATGGTTTGATCTGGTACGTTTTATGGTTGAAGGAGATATTAATATTGTAAACTATAAACCAAATGTAACGAGCAAGACCAGGTATATCGTTCCTATCCCAGATGCTACGGTAAAAGCTTCAAATTTCATAGTTAAACAAAACCCAGGTTATGAATAGATTAAAGCATATCCAGATGAAATCAATTTTCACAGGCCTTTTCCTGTTTATCGCTATTGGCGTAAATGCACAGGAAGAAATCCATTTCAACAACTCGTGGAGCGAGGCAAAAGAAAAAGCTATTCATTCAAAGAAACTGATATTCATTGATTGTTATACCTCATGGTGTGCCCCCTGCAAGTGGATGGAGAAAAATGTATTTATCCAGCCAGCTGTTGCCCGATATTACAATGACAACTTTGTGAATTTAAAAGTTGATATGGAAAAGGGGGAAGGGATAGCGATGCGCAAACAGTATAATGTGCAGTCTTTTCCTACTTATTTATTTGTAAATGTCAACGGTGATATTGTACACCGAACAGCTTCTAGAATGGAAGCTGAAGCTTTTCTTGCCGAAGCAAAAAGAGCCGTAGATCCAAAAAGAAATACTGCTGCTTTGAAAGATAAATACGATAAAGGGAATAGGGACCTTACTTTTTTATTGGATTATTATCTGGCGACGGAACGGGCTGATCGAAGTACTGCAAGTCAGATTGGTGAAGAGATCATAGCTAAAGTTACGGCGCAGGAATTAAACTCAGAGCTGGGCTGGAAAATCATAAAATCACTGGCCAGAAATGAAACTGATAAACTGGGCGCACATTTTATGGCCAATGAAAGTGCCTATAGTAAATGGGGTAGCCAGGATGAGCGTGAGCAGTTGAAGGACCGTTTAATTACCAGTACCACGTATGGCTATATTTACAGCAAGGATGAGCAGGCCTTTGTGAAAAAGCTGGCTTATTTTAAAAAATCGGATAACTTGGACCGCAGGAAACAGGGCATTATGCTGGAAGCAGAATTTTACCTGCAGACCGACAGAGCTGATGACTACGTAAAACTGACGAATGCGGCTTTAAAAAATGAGCTGAAAAATGATGCAGATAAGCTGAGTTTCCTGGCGAGAAGATCGTCAGGAGGAAAAAGCAGGGATGTAACTGCATTGCCTGCCGTCCAACAGCAGGCTTATCTGATGGCCAAGCGTGCAGTGGAACTTGAGCCGGAAGAATACAGTGTACAGTCTACTTTTGCGCTGGTATGTCTCGGACTGAAGAAAAAACCCGAAGCGCTCGCTGCAGCCAAAAAATCGAGAAGCCTGGCAGATGCCGAAACTTCGAAGATTCAAAAGCTTGCACAAGAACTGCTGGATAAAGTAGAAGCTTTGTAAACAGCTTGATGTTTAGCCAAGCGTGCATACAAGAGCCTGTCGACACATTTTGTGAGACAGGCTCTTTTTGTATTAAAATTTATACATTTGCTGGACCCGCTACTGGCTTTCACATGAGTTCAACAACTTTACCGGACGAAAAGCAATTGCTGATTCTACTGAAACAGGGTGATGACCATGCGTTTGAAGAAATCTATCATTTGCATAGCAACAGGCTTTATAACAATCTTTTACGATTGGTAAAGTCTGAGGATATGGCAATGGACCTTTTGCAGGACCTTTATGTAAAGTTATGGAACAACCGTTCAGCGATTGATGTAGAC
It encodes the following:
- a CDS encoding RagB/SusD family nutrient uptake outer membrane protein encodes the protein MKTNYLSYVVAGLFALSLQACSLVEVTDITPPYQLSEETVITDVASANKVLTGAYAQLHTFDMLVNQPGITGCMGLSFDAAASGGAAFQQFVDNSITADNYVLSGIYTNWYYLINMSSHIVEKTSRLTTTDPRKNEIIAEASFLRALGHFSLLRLYGQFFDTSSEYGVVTWDVPVKDVTAKPRATVSETYAQIEKDLKFAIANAAQYTSAKYVSKQAANMLLAKVYLYKRDYAQAALYAATTIDQKGNAGLEAKFADVFTKWFNSKEALLAPPFDDKNERNNKAFAFRSYVLPRQSYYLSMAGDPRQSVTVYFTAPPGNLIRNGKFNNTSINGQSLTANTEYFLRLSEAYLILAEALIRSGNSADLAKGRDMINVVRGRAGATLIPATVQTKAELLQAVLKEKQLELGCESGEEWFDLVRFMVEGDINIVNYKPNVTSKTRYIVPIPDATVKASNFIVKQNPGYE
- a CDS encoding thioredoxin family protein — protein: MNRLKHIQMKSIFTGLFLFIAIGVNAQEEIHFNNSWSEAKEKAIHSKKLIFIDCYTSWCAPCKWMEKNVFIQPAVARYYNDNFVNLKVDMEKGEGIAMRKQYNVQSFPTYLFVNVNGDIVHRTASRMEAEAFLAEAKRAVDPKRNTAALKDKYDKGNRDLTFLLDYYLATERADRSTASQIGEEIIAKVTAQELNSELGWKIIKSLARNETDKLGAHFMANESAYSKWGSQDEREQLKDRLITSTTYGYIYSKDEQAFVKKLAYFKKSDNLDRRKQGIMLEAEFYLQTDRADDYVKLTNAALKNELKNDADKLSFLARRSSGGKSRDVTALPAVQQQAYLMAKRAVELEPEEYSVQSTFALVCLGLKKKPEALAAAKKSRSLADAETSKIQKLAQELLDKVEAL